One stretch of Caldinitratiruptor microaerophilus DNA includes these proteins:
- the ilvC gene encoding ketol-acid reductoisomerase, giving the protein MTRLYYDSDADLRYLEGKTCAVIGFGSQGHAHALNLRDSGVDVVVGLRPGRPSWERAEKAGLRVMDIPAAAEAADVVMILVNDERHAEVWKQIAPHMKAGKALGVGHGFSVHFGQIQPPGDIDVFMVAPKAPGHLVRRLYTEGKGTPALVAVAQDATGKALQIALAWAKALGTTRAGVFETTFKDETESDLFGEQTVLCGGITGLIKAGFEVLVEAGYPPELAYFECLHEMKLIVDLMYEGGMASMRYSVSDTAEYGDYTRGPRVIDESVKERMREILREIQSGQFAREWILENQVGRPVFTARRRQEAEHPIEVVGKKLRAMMPWLPKPVGTAGNE; this is encoded by the coding sequence ATGACGCGGCTGTACTACGACTCGGACGCTGACCTCCGCTACCTGGAGGGGAAGACCTGTGCGGTGATCGGCTTCGGCAGCCAGGGCCACGCGCACGCCCTGAACCTGCGGGATTCGGGCGTCGACGTGGTCGTGGGGCTGCGGCCGGGCCGCCCCTCGTGGGAGCGGGCCGAGAAGGCCGGCCTCCGGGTGATGGACATCCCGGCGGCCGCCGAGGCGGCGGACGTGGTCATGATCCTGGTCAACGACGAGCGCCATGCCGAGGTCTGGAAGCAGATCGCCCCGCACATGAAGGCCGGCAAGGCGCTGGGCGTCGGCCACGGGTTCAGCGTCCACTTCGGTCAGATCCAGCCGCCCGGGGACATCGACGTGTTCATGGTCGCCCCCAAGGCCCCCGGCCACCTGGTCCGCCGGCTCTACACGGAGGGCAAGGGGACCCCGGCCCTGGTCGCGGTGGCGCAGGACGCCACCGGCAAGGCGCTGCAGATCGCCCTGGCCTGGGCGAAGGCGCTGGGCACCACCCGGGCGGGGGTCTTCGAGACCACCTTCAAGGACGAGACCGAATCCGACCTGTTCGGCGAGCAGACCGTCCTCTGCGGCGGCATCACCGGGCTCATCAAGGCCGGGTTCGAGGTGCTCGTCGAGGCCGGCTATCCGCCCGAACTGGCCTACTTCGAGTGCCTGCACGAGATGAAGCTGATCGTCGACCTCATGTACGAGGGCGGCATGGCGTCGATGCGGTACTCGGTCTCGGACACCGCCGAGTACGGCGACTACACCCGGGGCCCGCGGGTCATCGACGAGTCCGTCAAGGAGCGCATGCGGGAGATCCTGCGGGAGATCCAGAGCGGTCAGTTCGCCCGGGAGTGGATCCTGGAGAACCAGGTCGGCCGGCCCGTCTTCACCGCCCGCCGCCGCCAGGAGGCCGAGCACCCCATCGAGGTCGTGGGCAAGAAGCTCCGGGCCATGATGCCGTGGCTCCCCAAGCCGGTCGGAACGGCCGGTAACGAGTAG
- a CDS encoding 2-isopropylmalate synthase encodes MSKRIYIFDTTLRDGEQSPGFSMTAAEKLQVARQLARVGVDVIEAGFPASSPGDFASVQEIAREVEGPVIAGLARCNKNDIQAVADAVRPAKKPRIHTFIATSPIHMEKKLRMKPEEVVQRVREMVAFAKSFGMEVEFSAEDATRSDWRFLAQVFTVAARAGATILNVPDTVGYTTPKEMYDLFRYLIEHVDAPEGVIFSCHNHNDLGLAVANTLAAIEAGVTQVEGTFNGIGERAGNVALEEVVMALKTRHDRYPYHTGINTTEIYRTSKLIQNLTGISVQPNKAIVGANAFAHESGIHQDGVLKERTTYEIMRPQDVGVPESVLVLGKHSGRHAFRDRLVKLGYVLSDEEIDRAFARFKELADRKKYITDDDLEAIVSDEQQRERADVVQLVSFQVVSGTHTLPTATVQVIRGDQPSRQEAASGDGPVDALYRAIDRAAGFQGTLLEYRLKAVTSGQDALGEVNVRVQSNGRVASGRGVSTDVLEASVRAYVAAINKLLSGRGAVAVTPAAEEGQPAEGWMQRAWGD; translated from the coding sequence GTGTCCAAGCGCATCTACATCTTCGACACCACGCTGCGCGACGGGGAGCAGTCCCCCGGGTTCAGCATGACGGCGGCCGAGAAGCTTCAGGTGGCGCGCCAGCTGGCCCGTGTCGGCGTCGACGTGATCGAGGCCGGGTTCCCGGCCTCCTCCCCCGGCGACTTCGCTTCCGTACAGGAGATCGCCCGGGAGGTGGAGGGGCCGGTGATCGCCGGCCTGGCCCGGTGCAACAAGAACGACATCCAGGCCGTGGCCGACGCCGTCCGGCCGGCGAAGAAGCCCCGCATTCATACGTTCATCGCGACCTCGCCCATCCACATGGAGAAGAAGCTGCGGATGAAGCCCGAAGAGGTCGTGCAGCGGGTGCGCGAGATGGTCGCCTTCGCGAAGTCGTTCGGCATGGAGGTGGAGTTCTCTGCCGAGGATGCGACCCGCAGCGACTGGCGTTTCCTGGCGCAGGTCTTCACCGTGGCGGCCCGGGCAGGGGCGACCATCCTGAACGTCCCTGACACGGTGGGTTACACCACCCCGAAGGAGATGTACGACCTCTTCCGCTACCTCATCGAGCACGTCGACGCGCCCGAGGGCGTCATCTTCTCCTGCCACAACCACAACGACCTCGGCCTGGCGGTGGCGAACACGCTGGCGGCCATCGAGGCCGGGGTGACCCAGGTCGAGGGCACCTTCAACGGCATCGGCGAGCGGGCCGGCAACGTGGCGCTGGAAGAGGTCGTGATGGCCCTCAAGACCCGGCACGACCGGTACCCGTACCACACCGGGATCAACACCACCGAGATCTACCGCACCTCGAAGCTCATCCAGAACCTCACCGGCATCTCCGTCCAGCCCAACAAGGCCATCGTCGGGGCCAACGCCTTCGCCCACGAGAGCGGCATCCACCAGGACGGCGTCCTGAAGGAGCGCACGACCTACGAGATCATGCGGCCGCAGGACGTCGGGGTCCCGGAGAGCGTGCTGGTGCTGGGCAAGCACTCCGGGCGCCACGCCTTCCGCGACCGGCTCGTCAAGCTGGGCTACGTCCTCAGCGACGAGGAGATCGACCGGGCCTTCGCCCGCTTCAAGGAGCTCGCCGACCGCAAGAAGTACATCACCGACGACGACCTGGAGGCGATCGTGAGCGACGAGCAGCAGCGCGAGCGTGCCGACGTCGTGCAGCTGGTGTCGTTCCAGGTCGTCTCCGGCACCCACACCCTTCCCACGGCCACGGTCCAGGTGATCCGGGGCGACCAGCCCTCGCGCCAGGAGGCCGCCTCCGGCGACGGCCCGGTGGACGCCCTGTACCGGGCCATCGACCGGGCGGCGGGGTTCCAGGGCACGCTCCTGGAGTACCGGCTGAAGGCGGTCACGAGCGGCCAGGACGCCCTCGGCGAGGTGAACGTCCGGGTTCAGTCGAACGGGCGCGTCGCCAGCGGCCGCGGGGTGAGCACGGACGTCCTCGAGGCCAGCGTCCGGGCCTACGTGGCGGCCATCAACAAGCTCCTCAGCGGTCGGGGCGCGGTGGCCGTGACCCCGGCGGCGGAGGAGGGCCAGCCGGCCGAAGGGTGGATGCAGCGGGCCTGGGGGGACTAG
- the leuC gene encoding 3-isopropylmalate dehydratase large subunit: MGMTITEKILAAHAGKKEVRPGDLIEAKVDLVMANDITAAPAIAAFEKIGVDNVWDPERVVLVPSHFAPARDIASAAQIKRMREFARRLNIKWFFELGQAGIEHALLPEQGLAVPGMLILGADSHSCTYGALGAFSTGVGSTDAAAAMATGETWLRVPESNLFIFHGKLRPWVSGKDLILYTISQVGDDGCRYQAMEFTGEAIRSLSMEQRMTITNMAIEAGAKSGIIAPDETTLEYVKPRAKFPWTVYQSDPDAHYARVFEWDASELEPQVSFPHLPSNTKPLSEAAGIEVDQVVIGSCTNGRIEDLRIVAEVMRGRKVHPRIRCIIFPATPEVYKQALREGLIDVFVEAGAVVSTSTCGPCLGGHMGVLAEGERCLSTTNRNYVGRMGHPRSYTYLANPAVAAATAVAGVIADPDDVIKRTEVAL; this comes from the coding sequence GTGGGCATGACCATAACCGAGAAGATCCTGGCGGCACACGCCGGCAAGAAGGAGGTGCGGCCGGGGGACCTGATCGAGGCCAAGGTCGACCTCGTGATGGCCAACGACATCACGGCGGCCCCGGCCATCGCCGCCTTCGAGAAGATCGGCGTGGACAACGTGTGGGACCCGGAGCGGGTGGTGCTGGTGCCGAGCCACTTCGCCCCCGCCCGGGACATCGCCAGCGCCGCGCAGATCAAGCGGATGCGGGAGTTCGCCAGAAGGCTCAACATCAAGTGGTTCTTCGAGCTGGGGCAGGCGGGCATCGAGCACGCCCTGCTGCCCGAGCAGGGGCTGGCGGTCCCGGGGATGCTGATCCTGGGCGCCGACTCGCACTCCTGCACCTACGGGGCGCTCGGGGCGTTCAGCACCGGCGTCGGGTCCACGGACGCCGCCGCCGCCATGGCGACAGGCGAGACGTGGCTGCGGGTCCCCGAGTCGAACCTGTTCATCTTCCACGGCAAGCTGCGGCCCTGGGTCAGCGGCAAGGACCTGATCCTCTACACCATCTCCCAGGTCGGTGACGACGGCTGCCGCTATCAGGCGATGGAGTTCACCGGCGAGGCCATCCGGTCGCTCTCGATGGAACAGCGCATGACCATCACGAACATGGCCATCGAGGCCGGGGCCAAGAGCGGCATCATCGCCCCCGACGAGACCACGTTGGAGTACGTGAAGCCCCGGGCCAAGTTCCCCTGGACGGTCTACCAGTCCGACCCCGACGCCCACTACGCCCGGGTGTTCGAGTGGGACGCCTCCGAGCTCGAGCCGCAGGTCTCCTTCCCGCACCTCCCGTCCAACACGAAGCCCCTCAGCGAGGCGGCCGGTATCGAGGTCGACCAGGTGGTCATCGGCTCGTGCACCAACGGCCGCATCGAGGACCTGCGGATCGTCGCCGAGGTCATGCGGGGCCGCAAGGTGCACCCGCGGATCCGCTGCATCATCTTCCCGGCCACGCCGGAGGTGTACAAGCAGGCGCTGCGGGAGGGGCTGATCGACGTCTTCGTGGAGGCCGGCGCCGTGGTCTCCACCAGCACCTGCGGGCCCTGCCTGGGCGGCCACATGGGCGTCCTCGCCGAGGGCGAGCGGTGCCTCAGCACCACGAACCGCAACTACGTGGGCCGCATGGGGCACCCCAGGAGCTACACCTACCTGGCCAACCCGGCGGTGGCGGCGGCCACGGCGGTGGCGGGGGTCATCGCCGACCCCGACGACGTGATCAAGCGGACGGAGGTGGCCCTGTGA
- a CDS encoding 3-isopropylmalate dehydratase small subunit — protein MRGRAHKFGPDIDTDVIIPAYYLNTIDPVELGKHCMEAADPDFSKKVKPGDIIVAGKNFGSGSSREHAPIAIKGCGIGAVVAESFARIFFRNAINIGLPILESPEAAAAIQAGDEVEIDLEAGRITDLTTGQTFQATPLPPFMMEIFRAGGLVPYLRQKIERQRAAAQGA, from the coding sequence GTGCGGGGGCGGGCGCACAAGTTCGGCCCGGACATCGACACCGACGTGATCATCCCCGCGTACTACCTCAACACGATCGACCCCGTCGAGCTCGGCAAGCACTGCATGGAGGCGGCCGACCCCGACTTCAGCAAGAAGGTGAAGCCCGGCGACATCATCGTGGCCGGCAAGAACTTCGGCTCCGGGTCGAGCCGCGAGCACGCCCCGATCGCCATCAAGGGGTGCGGGATCGGGGCCGTGGTGGCGGAGAGCTTCGCCCGCATCTTCTTCCGCAACGCGATCAACATCGGCCTGCCGATCCTGGAGTCCCCGGAGGCAGCGGCAGCCATCCAGGCCGGCGATGAGGTCGAGATCGACTTGGAGGCCGGGCGCATCACCGACCTGACCACCGGCCAGACCTTCCAGGCCACGCCCCTGCCGCCGTTCATGATGGAGATCTTCCGGGCCGGAGGGCTGGTCCCGTACCTGCGTCAGAAGATCGAGCGGCAGCGGGCCGCGGCCCAGGGGGCGTAG
- the ilvD gene encoding dihydroxy-acid dehydratase: MRSDVIKRGVDRAPHRALLRAAGVRDSDWDKPFIAIVNSYVDIVPGHVHLKEFGEVVRQAVREAGGVPFMFNTIGVDDGIAMGHIGMRYSLPSRELIADSVETMITAHQFDGMILIPNCDKITPGMLMAAVRTNVPAVVVSGGPMKAGRRPSTGDVIDLISVFEGVGAVQAGRMTQEELLEIESYACPSCGSCSGLFTANSMNSLAEALGLALPGNGSIVAQDPRRDELAYRAARHLMELIEKDIKPRDIVTEKAVENALMLDMAMGGSTNTVLHMLAIAREAGIDFPMSRIDELSRRVPNLCKVSPSRPDVHMEDVDRAGGMSAILRELDRAGLLHRECLTVSGRTIGEVVAGAEIRDTDVIRPLENPYSRDGGLAILSGNLAPEGSVLKTAGVDPSVQVFRGRARVFESEDECLKALDRREIKAGDVVVIRYEGPRGGPGMPEMLSPTSMIVGQGLGKDVALITDGRFSGGTRGICLGHISPEAAEGGPIALVRDGDEILIDIPNRRLELLVSEEELARRRRAWTPPEPKIKHGWLARYSRFVTSAHMGAVLKA, translated from the coding sequence ATGCGCTCGGACGTCATCAAGCGGGGCGTGGACCGGGCCCCGCACAGGGCCCTCCTGCGGGCCGCCGGGGTGCGTGACTCGGACTGGGACAAGCCGTTCATCGCCATCGTGAACTCCTACGTCGACATCGTCCCCGGGCACGTGCACCTCAAGGAGTTCGGCGAGGTCGTTCGCCAGGCCGTGCGCGAGGCGGGCGGCGTGCCCTTCATGTTCAACACCATCGGGGTTGACGACGGCATCGCGATGGGCCACATCGGCATGCGCTACTCCCTGCCGAGCCGGGAGCTCATCGCCGATTCCGTCGAGACCATGATCACGGCGCACCAGTTCGACGGGATGATCCTGATCCCGAACTGCGACAAGATCACCCCCGGGATGCTCATGGCGGCAGTGCGCACGAACGTCCCGGCGGTCGTGGTCTCCGGCGGCCCGATGAAGGCCGGCCGGCGGCCGAGCACGGGCGACGTGATCGACCTCATCAGCGTCTTCGAGGGCGTTGGCGCCGTCCAGGCCGGGCGGATGACGCAGGAGGAGCTCCTCGAGATCGAGTCCTACGCCTGCCCGAGCTGCGGCTCGTGCTCGGGCCTCTTCACCGCCAACTCGATGAACTCGCTGGCCGAGGCCCTGGGGCTGGCGCTCCCCGGCAACGGCAGCATCGTGGCCCAGGACCCGCGCCGGGACGAGCTTGCCTACCGGGCCGCCCGGCACTTGATGGAGCTCATCGAAAAGGACATCAAGCCCCGGGACATCGTCACGGAGAAGGCCGTGGAGAACGCCCTCATGCTCGACATGGCCATGGGCGGCTCCACGAACACCGTGCTGCACATGCTCGCCATCGCCCGGGAGGCCGGGATCGACTTCCCCATGTCCCGCATCGACGAGCTCTCCCGGCGGGTGCCGAACCTGTGCAAGGTGTCCCCGTCCCGCCCCGACGTGCACATGGAGGACGTCGACCGGGCGGGCGGCATGTCCGCCATCCTCAGGGAGCTGGACCGCGCGGGCCTGCTGCACCGGGAGTGCCTCACCGTCAGCGGCCGGACGATCGGCGAGGTGGTCGCCGGGGCGGAGATCCGTGACACCGACGTCATCCGGCCCCTGGAGAACCCCTACAGCCGGGACGGCGGCCTGGCGATCCTGAGCGGGAACCTGGCGCCGGAGGGGTCCGTGCTGAAGACGGCCGGCGTGGACCCGTCGGTTCAGGTCTTCCGGGGCCGGGCCCGCGTGTTCGAGTCGGAGGACGAGTGCCTGAAGGCCCTGGATCGCCGGGAGATCAAGGCCGGCGACGTGGTGGTGATCCGCTACGAGGGCCCGCGCGGCGGCCCCGGCATGCCCGAGATGCTCTCGCCGACCAGCATGATCGTGGGTCAGGGGCTCGGCAAGGACGTGGCCCTCATCACGGATGGCCGGTTCTCCGGCGGCACCCGGGGCATCTGCCTCGGCCACATCTCCCCCGAGGCCGCCGAGGGCGGGCCGATCGCCCTCGTGCGGGACGGCGACGAGATCCTCATCGACATTCCGAACCGCCGGCTGGAGCTCCTGGTCTCCGAGGAGGAGCTGGCCCGCCGGCGCCGGGCGTGGACACCGCCCGAGCCCAAGATCAAGCACGGGTGGCTGGCCCGCTACAGCCGCTTCGTCACCTCCGCCCACATGGGGGCGGTGCTGAAAGCCTGA
- a CDS encoding thiamine pyrophosphate-dependent enzyme, with translation MEVTGSQALIKALLEEGVEVIFGYPGGAIMPIYDALYDAPIRHVLTRHEQGAVHAAEGYARTTGRVGVVFATSGPGAMNLVTGLADAMMDSTPLVAITGQVARSLIGRDAFQEADVWGVTMPITKHNFLVQEPADLPRIIKEAFYLARAGRPGPVLVDIPKDVQYARFKWYYPDKVNLPGYKPTYVGHAAQVEKAAAAIKAAHRPVLITGGGVIASPGAPERFRELAERVNAPVLSTLTSLGAFPMDHPLFFGLVGMHGTWAANRAVANSDLLVAIGMRFDDRVTGMAQRFAPLAKVIHVDIDPAEISKNIPAHIPIVGDAGTVLGQILDALGDWRAPVHRPWLDQVLAWQRQHPLWGEKPRRIRELAEHARESAGLALSPPEFENGERNPAARLKPQEVVMAVQETFGPEAIVVTDVGQHQMWAAHYCLRRYPRTWVSSCGLGTMGFGLPAAIGAKIANPDREVVLITGEGSFQMTIQELGTAAAENLGIKIVIVNNMFLGMVRQWQQLFFEGRYKDVDLRPGLPDFVKLAEAYGHRGMMIERVGQLREAMAALKAADGLFILDARVEQEENVYPIVPPGGANEEAIVQPEREEATV, from the coding sequence ATGGAGGTCACGGGCTCGCAGGCCCTCATCAAGGCGCTGCTGGAGGAGGGTGTGGAGGTCATCTTCGGTTACCCGGGCGGCGCCATCATGCCGATCTACGACGCCCTGTACGACGCCCCGATCCGGCACGTGCTCACCCGGCACGAGCAGGGCGCCGTCCACGCCGCCGAGGGCTACGCCCGGACCACCGGGCGGGTGGGGGTGGTGTTCGCCACTTCGGGCCCCGGTGCGATGAACCTCGTCACCGGCCTGGCCGACGCCATGATGGACTCGACCCCCCTCGTGGCGATCACGGGGCAGGTGGCCCGCTCGCTGATCGGCCGCGACGCCTTCCAGGAGGCCGACGTCTGGGGCGTCACCATGCCGATCACCAAGCACAACTTCCTGGTCCAGGAGCCCGCGGACCTCCCCCGCATAATCAAGGAAGCGTTCTACCTGGCGCGGGCAGGCCGCCCCGGCCCCGTGCTGGTGGACATCCCGAAGGACGTCCAGTACGCGCGCTTCAAGTGGTACTACCCGGACAAGGTGAACCTCCCCGGCTACAAGCCCACCTACGTCGGGCACGCCGCCCAGGTGGAGAAGGCCGCCGCGGCGATCAAGGCCGCCCACCGGCCGGTGCTCATCACCGGGGGCGGGGTGATCGCCTCTCCCGGCGCGCCGGAGCGCTTCCGGGAGCTGGCGGAGCGGGTGAACGCGCCCGTGCTGTCGACCCTCACCTCCCTGGGCGCCTTCCCCATGGACCACCCGCTGTTCTTCGGGCTCGTCGGCATGCACGGGACGTGGGCCGCCAACCGGGCGGTGGCCAACTCCGACCTCCTGGTGGCCATCGGCATGCGCTTCGACGACCGGGTGACCGGCATGGCGCAGCGCTTCGCGCCGCTGGCCAAGGTGATCCACGTCGACATCGACCCCGCGGAGATCTCGAAGAACATCCCGGCCCACATCCCGATCGTGGGCGACGCCGGCACGGTGCTGGGACAGATCCTCGACGCGCTCGGCGACTGGCGGGCGCCGGTCCACCGCCCGTGGCTCGATCAGGTCCTCGCCTGGCAGCGCCAGCACCCGCTCTGGGGCGAGAAGCCGCGGCGCATCCGGGAGCTAGCCGAGCACGCCCGGGAGTCCGCCGGCCTGGCGCTGAGCCCGCCCGAGTTCGAGAACGGGGAACGCAACCCGGCCGCGCGGCTGAAGCCCCAGGAAGTGGTCATGGCCGTGCAGGAGACGTTCGGCCCCGAGGCGATCGTGGTCACGGACGTGGGCCAGCACCAGATGTGGGCGGCGCACTACTGCCTGCGCCGCTACCCGCGCACGTGGGTCAGCTCGTGCGGCCTGGGGACCATGGGCTTCGGCCTGCCGGCAGCCATCGGCGCCAAGATCGCCAACCCGGACCGGGAGGTCGTGCTGATCACCGGCGAGGGCAGCTTCCAGATGACGATTCAGGAGCTGGGCACGGCGGCCGCCGAGAACCTGGGCATCAAGATCGTCATCGTGAACAACATGTTCCTCGGCATGGTCCGCCAGTGGCAGCAGCTGTTCTTCGAGGGGCGGTACAAGGACGTCGACCTCCGGCCCGGCCTGCCGGACTTCGTCAAGCTCGCGGAGGCCTACGGGCACCGCGGCATGATGATCGAGCGGGTGGGCCAGCTCCGTGAAGCCATGGCGGCGCTCAAGGCCGCAGACGGCCTGTTCATCCTGGACGCCCGGGTCGAGCAGGAGGAGAACGTGTACCCGATCGTGCCGCCCGGCGGCGCCAACGAGGAGGCCATCGTCCAGCCCGAGCGGGAGGAGGCCACCGTCTGA
- a CDS encoding class II fructose-1,6-bisphosphate aldolase, with amino-acid sequence MPLVPLRQQLEAAEAGGYAVGAFNANNMEIVQAIVEAAEEMEAPVIIQASQGAIKYAGLDMITAMVQAVAQKAKVPVTLHLDHGTDYATVVSCIRRGFTSVMFDGSQWPKEENIARTKEIVKIAHAVGVSVEGEIGKIGGVEDDIRVEEREALLTPVSDAIEFYRATGVDALAMAFGTAHGHYKLPPKLAFDRIEAVHRETGAFLVMHGGSGVPDEDVRRGIQLGIRKINIDTELREAFVEELRRQMAEHPREIDPRKLLGPAREAMKAKIKEKMQLFGCAGRAR; translated from the coding sequence ATGCCGCTCGTGCCGCTCAGGCAGCAGCTCGAGGCCGCCGAAGCCGGCGGGTACGCCGTCGGCGCCTTCAACGCGAACAACATGGAGATCGTGCAGGCCATCGTCGAGGCCGCGGAGGAGATGGAGGCGCCGGTCATCATCCAGGCGAGCCAGGGCGCGATCAAGTACGCCGGCCTCGACATGATCACGGCCATGGTGCAGGCCGTGGCCCAGAAGGCGAAGGTACCCGTGACCCTGCACCTCGACCACGGCACGGACTACGCCACCGTCGTCAGCTGCATCCGCCGCGGCTTCACGTCCGTGATGTTCGACGGGTCGCAGTGGCCCAAGGAGGAGAACATCGCCCGGACGAAGGAAATCGTGAAGATCGCCCACGCGGTCGGGGTGTCGGTCGAGGGAGAGATCGGCAAGATCGGCGGCGTGGAGGACGACATCCGCGTCGAGGAGCGCGAGGCGCTCCTGACCCCCGTCTCCGATGCCATCGAGTTCTACCGGGCGACGGGCGTGGACGCCCTGGCGATGGCGTTCGGCACCGCCCACGGCCACTACAAGCTGCCGCCCAAGCTGGCGTTCGACCGCATCGAGGCGGTGCACAGAGAGACGGGCGCCTTCCTGGTCATGCACGGCGGCTCGGGGGTGCCGGACGAGGACGTGCGGCGGGGGATCCAGCTCGGCATCCGCAAGATCAACATCGATACCGAGCTGCGGGAGGCCTTCGTCGAGGAGCTGCGCCGGCAGATGGCGGAGCATCCCCGGGAGATCGACCCCCGCAAGCTTCTCGGCCCCGCCCGGGAGGCGATGAAGGCCAAGATCAAGGAGAAGATGCAGCTCTTCGGCTGTGCCGGGCGCGCCCGCTGA
- a CDS encoding M42 family metallopeptidase produces MDDLLTMYRELTEAPGVPGYEAPVREIMRKYLSPLGGIETDNLGSIVARKVGREGGPKILVAGHMDEVGFMVTTITEKGFLKFQPLGGWWEQVMLAQRVLVRTHKGDIVGVIGSKPPHVLSQEERKKVVDRKDMFIDVGASSREEAEGFGVRPGDPIVPICPFTVMPNPKLLMAKAWDNRAGCAVAIQVLRHLQGAEHPNVVYAGATVQEEVGLRGAQTLVNTVKPDVAFALDVGIAGDTPGMKEGEVQAKLGGGPVILLYDATMVPNVRLRDLVVETARAEGIPVQFDAMAGGGTDAGRFHLNESGVPSIVIGFATRYIHSHASIIHRDDMENAARLVAKVIQKLDAATVASLRDV; encoded by the coding sequence ATGGACGACCTGCTGACGATGTACCGCGAGCTGACCGAGGCGCCCGGCGTGCCAGGCTACGAGGCGCCCGTGCGGGAGATCATGCGGAAGTACCTGTCGCCCCTCGGTGGCATCGAGACCGACAACCTGGGCTCGATCGTCGCCCGGAAGGTCGGGCGAGAGGGTGGCCCCAAGATCCTGGTCGCCGGCCACATGGACGAGGTCGGGTTCATGGTCACGACGATCACGGAGAAGGGGTTCCTGAAGTTCCAGCCCCTCGGCGGCTGGTGGGAACAGGTCATGCTCGCCCAGCGGGTCCTCGTCCGCACGCACAAGGGCGACATCGTCGGGGTCATCGGGTCCAAGCCTCCGCATGTGCTGAGCCAGGAGGAGCGGAAGAAGGTCGTCGACCGCAAGGACATGTTCATCGACGTCGGAGCGAGCAGCCGGGAAGAGGCGGAAGGCTTCGGCGTCCGGCCCGGAGACCCGATCGTCCCGATCTGCCCCTTCACGGTGATGCCGAACCCCAAGCTCCTCATGGCGAAGGCGTGGGACAACCGGGCCGGGTGCGCGGTGGCGATCCAGGTTCTCCGGCACCTTCAGGGCGCGGAGCACCCGAACGTGGTTTACGCCGGTGCCACCGTCCAGGAGGAGGTGGGGCTGCGGGGCGCCCAGACCCTGGTGAACACGGTGAAGCCCGACGTGGCCTTCGCCCTGGACGTGGGCATCGCCGGAGACACCCCGGGGATGAAGGAGGGCGAGGTGCAGGCGAAGCTGGGCGGCGGCCCGGTGATCCTCCTGTACGACGCGACCATGGTCCCGAACGTGCGGCTCAGGGACCTCGTCGTGGAGACGGCCCGCGCCGAGGGCATCCCCGTCCAGTTCGACGCGATGGCCGGAGGCGGCACCGACGCCGGCCGGTTCCACCTGAACGAGAGCGGGGTGCCGAGCATCGTGATCGGCTTCGCCACTCGGTACATCCACAGCCACGCCTCGATCATCCACCGCGACGACATGGAGAACGCCGCCCGTCTGGTGGCGAAGGTCATCCAGAAGCTCGATGCCGCCACGGTGGCGTCGCTCCGGGATGTCTGA
- a CDS encoding endonuclease III domain-containing protein — translation MPAPVRRSADWIAVAPPPSGGWGPWLRGVYDRLLAHFGYQQWWPAETAFEVIVGAYLTQNIAWSNVDRAIRALRGAGLLEPAALHSAPPELVETLIRPAGYFRQKTRRLKAFLDHLFTCYGGDLQALLRRPADELRGELLTLPGVGPETADSILCYAAGRPVMVVDAYTRRTFHRLGAFTGPDTPYDAMQAFFHAHLPRDGVLLGDFHAQIVALGKEICVSRQPRCDACPLADVCAYPRERRAAAGGELVGTADRDHVQAR, via the coding sequence ATGCCTGCTCCTGTCAGACGTAGCGCCGACTGGATCGCCGTGGCCCCCCCGCCTTCCGGCGGGTGGGGCCCGTGGCTCCGCGGGGTATACGACCGGCTCCTCGCCCACTTCGGATACCAGCAGTGGTGGCCGGCCGAGACGGCGTTCGAGGTCATCGTTGGCGCGTACCTGACCCAGAACATCGCCTGGTCCAACGTGGACCGCGCCATCCGCGCGCTGCGGGGCGCGGGGCTCCTGGAGCCGGCGGCGCTTCACTCCGCGCCGCCGGAGCTGGTGGAGACCCTCATCCGCCCGGCGGGGTACTTCCGGCAGAAAACGCGGCGGCTCAAGGCCTTCCTGGACCATCTCTTCACCTGTTACGGCGGTGACCTCCAGGCGCTCCTCCGCCGCCCCGCGGACGAACTGCGCGGCGAACTCCTGACCTTGCCGGGGGTGGGGCCCGAGACGGCCGACTCGATCCTGTGCTACGCGGCAGGCCGGCCGGTCATGGTGGTCGATGCCTACACCCGCCGTACCTTCCACCGCCTGGGGGCGTTCACCGGCCCCGACACGCCGTACGATGCCATGCAGGCGTTCTTCCACGCCCACCTCCCCCGGGACGGGGTGCTCCTTGGGGACTTCCACGCCCAGATCGTCGCTCTGGGCAAGGAGATCTGCGTGAGCCGTCAGCCTCGCTGCGACGCGTGCCCGCTCGCGGACGTCTGCGCCTACCCACGGGAGCGGCGGGCGGCGGCAGGAGGGGAACTCGTTGGGACCGCTGATCGGGATCACGTGCAAGCTCGCTGA